Genomic window (Streptomyces sp. NBC_00078):
ACTCCAGGGAGTGGGTGAGGCGGGTGCGGGGGCTGGCATCCCACACCTGGCTGCGGGTGCCCGGGGTGACGACCTGGGTTTTGCCTGCGAGCCTTCTCAGCGCCGAGGAGTGCAGGATGCGTGCCCGGTCCCGCTGGAAGGCGGTGCGGCCGGGGCGTTTGTCAGGTTCTGGGGCCCAGCGTTCGGTTGACGACAGGTCGTACGGCATGACTCGACAGTAAGGGCACGGACTGACAATCCGCCCATGCATCCGCCGAGTACTGTCATACGGCGAGTGCGGGTCGTGCGGGGCCGGTCGCGCCCTGGGGCGCAGCCGCGGACCGACGCGGCCCCGCGCCCCTGAGGTCGGTGATCGGCGCCCGCGTCGACAGTGCCTGGTCGTAGCGGTGGACGACCAGCTCGGCCATCGCGGGATGCGTGCCCAGGGGGGCCGAGGCGATCCACGGGGCCGCCTGCGCGCACTCCGTGGCGAAGCGGCCGGGGGCCGTGAAGTACGAGGCGACGGCCACCCGGTGGCGGCCGCTCGCGATCAGGGCGCGGATCGCGTCAGGGACCCTCGGGGCGGCTGTGGTGGCGTAGGCGGGGACCACCGGGACGCCCAGGCGTTCGGACAGCAGGAGGGCCGTGCGGTTGGTGTCGACCTTGGACTCCGGATCCCGGGAGCCCGCTGCGGCGAGGACGACCGCGCTGGTGCGGCGGGTCGCCTCGTCCATACGGGTGCGCCAGCCGGCCTCGACCAGACGGTCGGCCAGGGCTTTCGCGAGGAGGGGGTGCGGGCCGAGCGGGGCGGCCACGCGCGTGCGTGCCTCGGCCGCGGCGGCCATCTCCGGGATGTCCTGCTTGACGTGATAGCCGCGGCCGAGGAGCAGGGGGACGAGGACCGCCTCGCCGGTGCCCAGGCCGGCGAGCGTGTCGGGGAGCAGGGGTTCGTTCAGTTCGATGTGGCCCAGGTGGACCGGAAGGCCGGGGCGCTGTTCGCGGACGCGGTCCAGGAGCGTGCGGACGGTGCTCAGGGCGCGCGGGTCACGGCTGCCGTGCGCCACGACGACGAGCGCGGGAGGGCCCGGGCGCCGCCTGCCGTTGAGGGAGACGAGGCTGAGCTGGCTGGCGAGCTGGCTGCTGATCCGGTTCATGAGGTGCGCCGTACTGTCGAGGTGGGCCGCCGGGACTGGCTGGGCCGCACCGGGCTTGGACACGGACTCGTCGCGAGGAGGGTTCGACGGCGTCATGGACCGATGGTGGCGGCGAGAGGTTGCCACGCCGTTGCACGAGAATGACGGGCGTTTTCCGGCAGTTCACCGTGAGGGGTGTGGGGTGTGTGAGGTGACGTGACCTGCGGTTTCCCATCTCGGAGTGAACCTGGTCACGTATCACGTGCCGAACCGTCCGGCCTGACAGGGCGTCTACGACTGTCGAAAGGCCGGCCGGGGGGCCGACCGGGAGGGGACCGTCCGATGCGCCGACCCACGCTGCGCAGACCGCGCCTGCCCCGCACGCGCGCCGGCCGGCGCAGGCTGGTGCAGGCCGTGATGGCCGGCTGCGTGCTCGCGCTGCTGCCGTCGACCTGGATGTACGTCGTCACGGATGACCGGCTGCGTACGACGGCCGACGCGCCCCGCACCGAGGTCGCCGTCGTCTTCGGCGCCGGCCTCTGGGAGGGCGAGCCCTCCCCCTACCTGGCGCACCGTCTCGACGCGGCGGCCAAGCTGTATCGCGAGGACCGTGTCGAGGTCGTCCTTGTCACCGGTGACAACAGCCGCAAGGACTACGACGAACCCGACGCCATGCGCACGTACCTGACGAAGCACGGTGTCCCCGGCTCCCGGGTCGTCAGCGACTACGCCGGCTTCGACACCTGGGACTCCTGCGTCCGGGCCAGGAAGGTCTTCGGCGTCGACAGGGCCCTGCTGATCAGCCAGGGCTTCCACATCCGGCGGGCGGTCGCACTCTGTCAGGCGGCGGGCATCGAGTCGTACGGCATCGGGGTCGACGCCAAGCACGACAGGACCTGGTACTACGGCGGCACCCGCGAGATCTTCGCGGCGGGCAAGGCGGCCCTGGACGCGGTGTTCCACCCGGACCCCCGGTTCCTCGGGCCGAAGGAACCAGGGGTGACGAAGGCGCTCGCCGACGCCCGCCGACGGCCGGAGCGGTGCGTGCCTCACTCCGTCGGGGCCCGCGCGGGGAGACCGCCGTCTTGCCCGCGTAACGAGCGGCTCTCGCGGACGTAACACGGCCGAAGCACGCTGAAGGGCATGCAGACCTCCGCGACGCCCACCCACTGCCCGTACTGCGCCCTGCAGTGCGGGATGAACCTGACGCCCGCGCCGGACGGCACGGTCGAGGTGAGCGAGCGCGCGGACTTCCCGGTGAACCGGGGTGCGCTGTGCGGCAAGGGCCGCACCGCGCCGGCCCTGCTCTCGTCCCGGGTGCGCCTGACCTCCCCGTTGGTGCGCTCCGAGGGCACGCTGGTGCCCGCCACCTGGGACGAGGCGCTGGACCGGATCGCCGCGGAACTGCACGGCACTCGTACGGAACACGGCCCGGACGCGGTCGGCGTCTTCGGCGGGGGCGGCCTCACCAACGAGAAGGCGTACACGCTCGGCAAGTTCGCGCGGGTGGTGCTCGGCACCTCGCAGATCGACTACAACGGCCGCTTCTGCATGTCGTCGGCGGCGGCCGCGGGGACGAAGGCGTTCGGGCTCGACCGCGGGCTGCCCTTCCCGCTGGAGGACATCCCGAAGACGGGCTGTGTGATCCTGGTGGGCTCCAATCTCGCCGAGACGATGCCGCCGTCCCTGCGCTTCTTCAGCGAACTGCGGGAGAACGGCGGCACGTTGATCGTCGTGGACCCGCGCCGCACGAAGACCGCCGAGCAGGCCGACCTGCACCTGGCACCGCGGCCCGGCACGGATCTCGCGCTGGCACTCGGCCTGCTGCACCTGGTCGTCGCCGAGGGCCGGGTGGACGAGGAGTACGTGGCCGAGCGCACGGCCGGCTGGGAGGACGCCCGGGCCGCGGCGATGGCGCACTGGCCGGAGTACGTGGAACGGATCACGGGTGTGTCCGTTCCCCAACTCCGGGAAGCCGTACGGCTGTTCTGCGAGCCCGAGAACGCGATGGTACTGACGGCGCGCGGGCCCGAGCAGCAGTCCAAGGGCACGGACACGGTCGGCGCGTGGATCAACCTGTGCCTGGCGACCGGCCGCGCGGGACGCCCGCTCGGCGGTTACGGCTGTCTGACCGGGCAGGGCAACGGGCAGGGCGGGCGCGAACACGGCCAGAAGGCCGACCAGCTGCCCGGCTACCGCAAGCTGGACGACCCCGCGGCACGGCGGCATGTGGCCGAGGTGTGGGGCGTGGACCCGGACAGCCTGCCGGGACCGGGCCGCAGCGCGTACGAGTTGCTGGACGCCCTGGGGACGGACATCAAGTCCCTGCTGCTGATGGGGTCGAACCCGGTGGTGTCGGCACCGCACGCGGCTCACATCGAGGAGCGTTTCAAGTCGCTCGACTTCCTGGTGGTGTGTGACGTCGTACTGTCGGAGACCGCCGCCCTCGCGGACGTCGTCCTCCCGGTCACACAGTGGGCCGAGGAGTCCGGCACGACGACCAGCCTGGAGGGCCGGGTGCTGCTGCGCCGGCGTGCGCTCACCCCTCCCGAGGGCGTCCGGAGCGACCTGGAGGTCATGCACGAACTGGCCTGCCGGCTCGGGGTGGAGAAGGGCTTCCCGACCGACCCGGAGGAGGTCTTCGAGGAGCTGCGGCGGGCCAGCGCGGGCGGCCCGGCCGACTACTCCGGGATCACCTACCGCAGACTCGCCGAGGAGAACGGGGTGTTCTGGCCCTGCCCGGCGGCCGAGCCGGGAACGGGCATGCCCGAGGCCGGGACAGGCACCACCGGAACGGGTACATCCGAGGCCGGGGCAGGCCGGTCCGAGGCCGGTGTCTCCGACGGACCGCACCCCGGCACGCCCCGCCTCTTCCTCGACCGTTTCGCCACCCCGGACGGCCGGGCCCGGTTCGCGGCCGTCTCGCACCGGGCGTCCGCCGAGGAGCCGGACGAGGAGTACCCGGTGCTGCTGACGACCGGCCGCGTCGTCGCCCAGTACCAGTCCGGCGCCCAGACCCGCCGCGTGGCGGAGCTGAACGCCGCCGCGCCGGGCCCCTTCGTGGAACTGCATCCGCGGCTGGCGGCGCGCCTCGGGGCGGCGGAGGGTGATCCGGTGGCGGTGGTGTCCCGTCGGGGCCGGGCCGTCGCACCCGCCCGGATCACCACCGCGATCCGCCCGGACACCGTCTTCATGCCCTTCCACTGGCCCGGCGAGGGCCGCGCCAACACCCTGACCAACCCGGCCCTCGACCCGACCTCGCGCATGCCGGAGTTCAAGACGTGTGCGGTGCGGCTGGAGACCGTTCACCCCTAGCCGGTCCGGCGCCCGGCGCATGCCTACCTGACCCGCCAGTCCCCGCTCTCGATCAGCTTTCCGCGGGCGCGCAGCCGGGCCGCGACGGCGGGTGCGGCCACGTACACCCAGGCGCGTACGTGCGGGCCCGCGGCGCCACGGACCACCTCGCGCTCGACGCGTTCGTAGAGGCTGCGCGGGTCCGCCGCGGCGTACTCCTCCAGCCGGTCGAGCGCGACCAGCAGCTCCTCGTACTCCTCGGGCAGCGCGGTCACGAGCTCGCCGTACACGATCCCGCCCCGCTCCTCGACGGCGTAGGGATAGCCCGGCCCGTCGTACAGCACCGCGCCGTACAGCCGCCCCGGCTCCTCGGACCGGGTGCGGCCGCGCAGGAACAGGTCGTGGTTGACCTCGCCGGGGAGAAGGGTGCCGTAGACGAAGAACGGGAGGGTCACAAAAACGATTCTCTCTCCACACATACCTCCTCGTCAGCGCTATGGACCTCGCTCTGTCATGACCCCTTAAATCTTGGTCAACACCCGCGATTCCTGGTCGACACCAGCGTCGTACCCCATGCGCCCACGGGCGCCTTTCCGAGGAGATCGATGAGTCGGATACGTATCGACGTCCGGGGCTCCCGTCGCCTCGCCGCCGCCGGTGTGGCCGCAACAGCCGCCACCCTGCTGGCCGCCACCCTCTCCCCCGCCGCCGTCGCGGCCGACGAACCGACCAGGGCGGGCGCGATCGAGAACGCTGCGTCGGCGCTCCTGGAGCACGCCGCGAGCCTCCAGCTCACCACCGACGAGGGCACGAAGGTGCGGGACGTCGTCGTCGACCAGGACGGCACCCAGCATGTGCGATACGACCGGACGTACCGTCAGCTCCCGGTTCTGGGCGGCGACTTCGTCGTCCATCTGAAGCCGGACGGGGCGCTCCGCAGCGTGAACCGGGCGACGCGGAGCAAGATATCCCTCGCCTCGATCGTCCCCTCCATATCCGCGCCGAAGGCCGCCGACCTCGCGGCGAACGCCCTGCGCGCGGTCAATCTCGGCGAGACGCTGAAGAAGCTGACGGCCAAGCCACAGCTGGTCGTCGACGCCCTGCACGGGGCGCCCAAGCTGGCGTGGCGGACGAGCGTCGCGGCGCGGGACTCCCTCGGCAACCCGGTCTCCCGCACCGTGATCACCAACGCCCGCACCGGCGCGCAGATCGACGCCTGGGACGACATCGAGACGGCGACGGGTGACGGCAAGTCGCTGTACAGCGGCACGGTGCCGCTGCAGACGACGCTGTCGGGATCGACGTACCAGCTCAAGGACGCGACGCGCGGGGGCACTTACACGGGTGACGCGGCGAACCAGACGGACCTGTGCTTCCTGACCAGCGTCTGCGTCAGCCGCGCCCCGTCGACGGTGTTCACCGACCCGGACAACCACTGGGGCAGCGGAACGAGTTCCGACCGCGCCTCCGCCGCCGTGGACGCGCAGTACGGCACCGACGTGACCTGGGACTTCTACAAGAACGAGTTCGGCCGCAACGGCATCGCGGACGACGGCAAGGGCTCGTACAACCGCGTCCACTACGGCAACAAGTACAACAACGCCTTCTGGGACGACAGTTGCTTCTGCATGACGTACGGGGACGGTGACGGTACGACGCTCGGACCGCTGGTGGGTCTGGACGTGGCCGGCCACGAGATGACGCACGGCGTCACCTCCAAGACCGCGGCGCTGACCTACTCCGGCGAGTCCGGCGGCCTGAACGAGGCGACCTCCGACATCCTCGGCACGCTGGTGGAGTGGTACGCGAACAACTCCTCCGACCCCGGCGACTACCTGATCGGCGAGAAGGTCGTCCGCTCCGGCTTCGGCGCCGAGGCCCTGCGGTACATGGACAAGCCGTCCAAGGACGGGGTGTCGGCGGACTACTGGAGCAGTTCGGTCGGCAAACTGGACGTCCACTACTCGTCGGGCGTCGCGAACCACTTCGCGTACCTCCTGGCCGAGGGCAGCGGCGCGAAGACCGTCAACGGCGTCAGCTACAACTCCCCGACGTCCAACGGCAAGACGGTGACGGGAATCGGGCGGGAGAAGCTGGGCCAGATCTGGTACCGGGCGCTGACCGTCTACATGACGTCGTCGACCAACTACGCGGGGGCACGCACGGCGACGCTCAGCGCGGCGAAGGATCTGTACGGGGCGGGCAGTACGGAGTACGACGTGGTGGGGGCGGCCTGGAGTGCGGTGAATGTGAACTGACCGTTCCGGTCGGGCTGTGTGAGGGCCGCCTCGGTGATCGAACCGGGGCGGCCGCATTTCCCCTGCTGCTGCCGCCAGTTCAATCGGCAGGGTTGTCGATGGCCGCGAGATCGATCACGCCCCGCCTGCCGAGGACACACTAGCCCTCCACAAGACGCGAGCGTCAAATCGATCCAGAACACCGCAGACACCCAAACCCCTGGCGCCTCATTTTCTCGATGACGTCCTACACGGCATCGAGGTCCAAGTTTTCCAGGTGCAAGTCTGCAGGGAGGTTTGACCTGGCCTCCACTTGATAGATGCGCAGCCGGGCCTTCAAGTCTTCGTAGGCCATCAGCAACTCAAAAGCATACGCTGCAGCCACCTTGGACCTGCCTGCGACGATCTCCTCAAAGAGGATCTCTGTGCACCCACGCACCGCCTCCTTGCAGGACTCAGCAATTTCCTCCTGTTCGCCATAGACGAGATTTGAAAGGACTGCAAGTAGGTGCGGCCGCCATTCTACGGAGACCTCAGAGGCAGCAAGAGAGGCAGCAACCATCCCGGCCGTCGCCGGAGCAGGCTCCATGAGGTTGGATTGAATATACGCATGGTTATCCGCCCAGCCTTCTCCAACACTGCCCGGGGTCGGACCCTGCAGATAGGCCATAAAATCCCGAGGGATGTGCTCCGCGCTCCGATTACAGCCGCACGACATTCTCTGCCAGCCGTAACGTGAGGCTTCGATTTCCAGAATCCGCATGATGTCCTTTCACCTGCCCCAGGGACCACCGGGCTCAGCCTCGGCTCCATCGATGAATCGGGACGGCGGATAATCCGCCTGACATTTGACACAAACCGGCTTGGGCATGACCTTGAGTTCACCGTTGGCGTCTCGCCCGATGGTGTACGCGTTAGTGAAGATCACCTTACTCGCATCCCCTCCCAAGGCATTACAAACGTTGCCCTCCGCACAGTAGCTGTAGCCTCCCGGCGCATGTGCCCCAGAGGACGCCACGGCTATCTCACCGGTCTCGACGTGGTATCCACCGGCGTAGGTCCGGTCTCCGGTTCGCTTGATATACGTAGGGATGTTGTCCCGGGCGAGATCGTATGCAAGCCGATCAGCGGTCCTCAACTGACCGTCGGCAGTCCAGCCAGCTCCAGCCGGGTAGGTGTCGAGCGGAGCAAATGGCGGCTTGTTGGGCGCCCAATCCACGCATGCTCGGGCGCAGAAGAGGAAGGTCGAGAGTAAGGCCGCCGGACTTGGCACCGGTCCCGAATAGGCCCTTGCCCCACTGCCAGGCTGGCCCAACGGACGGGTCGTCGAGGTGGCCGTCGGTGAAGGACGAGCCGGCGTTGTGGAACGACACCGTGTCCCGGATCGTCACCGCGTGGAGTTCGGCGAAGACCTGGCGGAGGTGTTCCACGGCACGCAGTCCGCCCGCGAGACCGCCGTAGGAGACGAGGGCGACGGGCTTGGCGCGCCATTCGGTGAAGTGCCAGTCGATGAGGTTCTTGAGGCCGGCCGGGTAGGAGTGGTTGTACTCGGGGGTGAGGACGACGTACGCGTCCGCGGCCGCGAGCTTCGGGGTGACGGAGGCGAGGGCCGCGCTCGCCTCGGGGGACGGGGCGAAGGTCGTGGGGAGGTCCGCCTCCGCGACGTCCACGACCTCGACGGCCATGTCGTCGTGGTCGCGCAGGTGGCGCAGGAGCCAGTCGGCGACGACGGGGCCGAACCGTCCGTGGCGGTTGCTGCCGATGACGAGGGTGACGGCGAGGGGCACGTCGGTGAGGGGCGCATGGGCCGCGAGGGCGGCGTGGGCGGTGTCGGGAGTGTCTGTGATCTGCATGCGCCCCAGGCTCGTACCTCAACCATCCTTGAGGTCAAGTCCGCGGCGTGATCGCCGGGTCACCCGTTCACACGCGCGCCCTGCGCCCTTCGGGTGCTCTTCCGTACAGCCCCCGCCCCACGCCGATGACCTGCGGGAAGTCGCCCCGAGCAGCCCCACCGCGCGCCGATCTGACACCCATTCACCACATTTCTGACACTCCTTCAGGAAGCGCGTTCGCGCCGCTGCCACTTACCTCGGAAGGGCAGAGGACACCGAAGAGAGCTCGAAGGAGCACCGATGCGACGTACCGCCCGTCTGCTGACCGGGACCGCGCTCGCCGTCGCCGCCGCGGGCTTCGTGGCCGCGCCCGCGTACGCGGACGACGGCGGGAGCGGCGGCAGCAGCAGCGGCTCCCTGGAGGTCCTTCCGTCGTCGGTGGTGCCCGGCGGCGAGGTCACGGTGACCACCGCGGACTGCGAGAACGGCACTGCGGCGGGCGATGCCGGCGCGGTGGGGGCCGGTGCCTTCACGCTCGCGCCGAGCACGCACGAGGGCGAGGCGATCGGGCAGTTCCGGGTGCCGCCGAGCGCGCAGCCGGGGACGTACGAGATCGTCGCCAAGTGCGCCGAGGGCGACCGGCAGGTCAAGGGCGACCTGGTGGTGACACTGACCGCGGCACGCGGGCAGGAGCCCCGGGGAAGTGTGAAGACGGGGGTCGGCGGCGCTCTGGGCCCCGATCCCGTGCAGACCGCGGCCGGCGTGGCGGCTCTCGCCGTCGCCGCCGCGGGCGGTACCTGGCTCCTGCATCGCCGGGCGAGAGGCGACGGGATCTGACGGACACCCTCCGCTGTCCGTCCGCCGGTACCGCATGTCCCGCCCCCTCCGGGTCCGACGCCCCTCGCGGCCCGGAGGGGGACCGGGTCCACCCTGTCCACCAGGGTCCCGCTCGCCAGGCAGGAGGCTCGCGTGCGCAGAATCAGCAATGCCGCGATAGGCGCCGTCACGGTGGTGGCCCTGTGCTCGGGCGCCTGGCTGCTCGGCGGCGGCGCGGAGACGAATGCCCCGCCGCAGCCGTCCGCCGCCCAGGCGGCCCGTACCGGCCAGGGCGGCGAACCTCCCGTCGCGCGCGCGCTGCCGCCGTCCCCGCCCGACCGGATCCGCATCCCGTCGATCCGTGTGAACGCACCCGTCATGGGCCTCGCCCTCACCACGGCCGGCAGTCTCGACGTGCCGCCCGCCGCGAAGAAGAACCTCGCCGGCTGGTACGAGGCCGGCACCACCCCCGGCGAGCGGGGCACCGCCATCGTCGCCGGCCATGTCGACAACGCCGACGGCCCCGCCGTCTTCTACGACCTCGGCGCCCTGAAGAAGGGCAGCCGCATCGAGGTGGACCGGCGCGACGGCGGCACGGCGCTGTTCTCGGTGGACGCGGTCGAGGTCTACGGCGCCGAGCACTTCCCCGACGAAAAGGTGTACGGCGCCGCGGACCGGCCGGAGCTACGGGTGATCACCTGCGGCGGCGGGTATTCCCGCTCGACCGGCTACCAGGGGAACGTGGTCGTGTTCGCGCACCTCACGGGGAGCCGCTGACAACGGCCCGCGCGATGGTCCGCGCGCACTCCAGCGACTGCGCGCGCGGTGTCCATCTCCACGTCGTACAGCACATCCCGGTGGACCACCTCACACTCCGCCCCCGACATGCCCCCGGAACCCTCACACCCGCTGCGGGCTCCCGAAGAGGGCAGCGTTCCTCGGGGGAAACAGTGGTGATGCTGCCGGGTAACACCCGCACCGCACGCTCCTAGGCATGACCTCGAATACGCGTGTGGTGGTGATCGGCGCCGGCCTCGCGGGCGTCCGTCTCGCCCGGCGGCTCGGTGAGCTGGGCACGCCCGTGACGCTCGTCGGCGAGGAGGAGCACCGCCCGTACAACCGGGTGCTCCTCGCCGAAGTGCTGGCCGGGCGCTACAGCCCCGAGGTGATCGCGCTGCCGTCCCCCGCGGACCTGACGCGCGCCCGGGTCATCGGCATCGACCGCGCCGGACGGACCGTCGAGTGCGCGGACGGCTCGAAGATCGCATACGACACGCTGGTTCTGGCCACCGGCTCGAACCCGGTGCTGCCGCCCCTGCGCGGCCTGTTCACGCCGGACCACGTGCTGCCCGAGGGTGTGCACGCGTTCCGCACGATGGATGACTGCCTCGGCCTGTCCAAGGCTGTGCGGCCGGGGGCGAAGGCCGTCGTCATCGGCGGCGGGCTCCTCGGGGTGTCCGCGGCCCGCGCGCTCGCCCAGCGTGGCGCGCAGGTCGTCCTCGCCCAGCAGGGCGAGCGGCTCATGGAGCGCCAGCTCGACCCGAGCGCCTCGAAGCTGGTGAAGCGGCACCT
Coding sequences:
- a CDS encoding sirohydrochlorin chelatase; translated protein: MNRISSQLASQLSLVSLNGRRRPGPPALVVVAHGSRDPRALSTVRTLLDRVREQRPGLPVHLGHIELNEPLLPDTLAGLGTGEAVLVPLLLGRGYHVKQDIPEMAAAAEARTRVAAPLGPHPLLAKALADRLVEAGWRTRMDEATRRTSAVVLAAAGSRDPESKVDTNRTALLLSERLGVPVVPAYATTAAPRVPDAIRALIASGRHRVAVASYFTAPGRFATECAQAAPWIASAPLGTHPAMAELVVHRYDQALSTRAPITDLRGAGPRRSAAAPQGATGPARPALAV
- a CDS encoding vancomycin high temperature exclusion protein, which gives rise to MRRPTLRRPRLPRTRAGRRRLVQAVMAGCVLALLPSTWMYVVTDDRLRTTADAPRTEVAVVFGAGLWEGEPSPYLAHRLDAAAKLYREDRVEVVLVTGDNSRKDYDEPDAMRTYLTKHGVPGSRVVSDYAGFDTWDSCVRARKVFGVDRALLISQGFHIRRAVALCQAAGIESYGIGVDAKHDRTWYYGGTREIFAAGKAALDAVFHPDPRFLGPKEPGVTKALADARRRPERCVPHSVGARAGRPPSCPRNERLSRT
- a CDS encoding molybdopterin oxidoreductase family protein encodes the protein MQTSATPTHCPYCALQCGMNLTPAPDGTVEVSERADFPVNRGALCGKGRTAPALLSSRVRLTSPLVRSEGTLVPATWDEALDRIAAELHGTRTEHGPDAVGVFGGGGLTNEKAYTLGKFARVVLGTSQIDYNGRFCMSSAAAAGTKAFGLDRGLPFPLEDIPKTGCVILVGSNLAETMPPSLRFFSELRENGGTLIVVDPRRTKTAEQADLHLAPRPGTDLALALGLLHLVVAEGRVDEEYVAERTAGWEDARAAAMAHWPEYVERITGVSVPQLREAVRLFCEPENAMVLTARGPEQQSKGTDTVGAWINLCLATGRAGRPLGGYGCLTGQGNGQGGREHGQKADQLPGYRKLDDPAARRHVAEVWGVDPDSLPGPGRSAYELLDALGTDIKSLLLMGSNPVVSAPHAAHIEERFKSLDFLVVCDVVLSETAALADVVLPVTQWAEESGTTTSLEGRVLLRRRALTPPEGVRSDLEVMHELACRLGVEKGFPTDPEEVFEELRRASAGGPADYSGITYRRLAEENGVFWPCPAAEPGTGMPEAGTGTTGTGTSEAGAGRSEAGVSDGPHPGTPRLFLDRFATPDGRARFAAVSHRASAEEPDEEYPVLLTTGRVVAQYQSGAQTRRVAELNAAAPGPFVELHPRLAARLGAAEGDPVAVVSRRGRAVAPARITTAIRPDTVFMPFHWPGEGRANTLTNPALDPTSRMPEFKTCAVRLETVHP
- a CDS encoding gamma-glutamylcyclotransferase family protein, producing the protein MTLPFFVYGTLLPGEVNHDLFLRGRTRSEEPGRLYGAVLYDGPGYPYAVEERGGIVYGELVTALPEEYEELLVALDRLEEYAAADPRSLYERVEREVVRGAAGPHVRAWVYVAAPAVAARLRARGKLIESGDWRVR
- a CDS encoding M4 family metallopeptidase; this encodes MSRIRIDVRGSRRLAAAGVAATAATLLAATLSPAAVAADEPTRAGAIENAASALLEHAASLQLTTDEGTKVRDVVVDQDGTQHVRYDRTYRQLPVLGGDFVVHLKPDGALRSVNRATRSKISLASIVPSISAPKAADLAANALRAVNLGETLKKLTAKPQLVVDALHGAPKLAWRTSVAARDSLGNPVSRTVITNARTGAQIDAWDDIETATGDGKSLYSGTVPLQTTLSGSTYQLKDATRGGTYTGDAANQTDLCFLTSVCVSRAPSTVFTDPDNHWGSGTSSDRASAAVDAQYGTDVTWDFYKNEFGRNGIADDGKGSYNRVHYGNKYNNAFWDDSCFCMTYGDGDGTTLGPLVGLDVAGHEMTHGVTSKTAALTYSGESGGLNEATSDILGTLVEWYANNSSDPGDYLIGEKVVRSGFGAEALRYMDKPSKDGVSADYWSSSVGKLDVHYSSGVANHFAYLLAEGSGAKTVNGVSYNSPTSNGKTVTGIGREKLGQIWYRALTVYMTSSTNYAGARTATLSAAKDLYGAGSTEYDVVGAAWSAVNVN
- a CDS encoding NADPH-dependent FMN reductase, whose translation is MQITDTPDTAHAALAAHAPLTDVPLAVTLVIGSNRHGRFGPVVADWLLRHLRDHDDMAVEVVDVAEADLPTTFAPSPEASAALASVTPKLAAADAYVVLTPEYNHSYPAGLKNLIDWHFTEWRAKPVALVSYGGLAGGLRAVEHLRQVFAELHAVTIRDTVSFHNAGSSFTDGHLDDPSVGPAWQWGKGLFGTGAKSGGLTLDLPLLRPSMRGLGAQQAAICSARHLPGWSWLDCRRSVEDR
- a CDS encoding class F sortase translates to MRRISNAAIGAVTVVALCSGAWLLGGGAETNAPPQPSAAQAARTGQGGEPPVARALPPSPPDRIRIPSIRVNAPVMGLALTTAGSLDVPPAAKKNLAGWYEAGTTPGERGTAIVAGHVDNADGPAVFYDLGALKKGSRIEVDRRDGGTALFSVDAVEVYGAEHFPDEKVYGAADRPELRVITCGGGYSRSTGYQGNVVVFAHLTGSR